One genomic region from Flagellimonas oceani encodes:
- a CDS encoding helix-turn-helix domain-containing protein, which produces MEDIEKIMKGSKKDFAYIGERLRMIREELVKKDTDNQITSQFSMKKLAERFDMNPMTIANVERGTISLTTIKLALYYYTLGYNMMWIFSYDNEFIEKHNIGENVVYQTDVQEEYKELESSIVDALMTFKKKI; this is translated from the coding sequence ATGGAAGATATAGAAAAAATCATGAAAGGGTCAAAGAAGGACTTTGCTTACATCGGGGAGCGTTTGCGTATGATACGCGAAGAACTGGTCAAGAAGGACACCGACAATCAAATTACGAGTCAATTCTCAATGAAAAAACTTGCGGAGCGTTTTGATATGAATCCCATGACCATCGCGAACGTCGAAAGGGGAACCATTTCCCTTACCACTATAAAGCTGGCACTATATTATTATACGTTGGGCTATAATATGATGTGGATCTTTTCGTACGATAACGAGTTTATCGAAAAGCACAATATCGGCGAGAACGTGGTGTACCAAACGGATGTACAGGAGGAATATAAGGAATTGGAGTCCTCTATAGTGGATGCCTTAATGACCTTCA